A genomic window from Cotesia glomerata isolate CgM1 linkage group LG7, MPM_Cglom_v2.3, whole genome shotgun sequence includes:
- the LOC123268776 gene encoding uncharacterized protein LOC123268776: MSIHFGCTNETSFTAVYIFRTDPLSAQVLLATALVQVRPHHGNPITARVLIDQGSELSFMRQSLFKKLGQPLQRDMVMLKGIGNVSAGSSLGVSTIELRSLCTTASMHVSMHILPTLTVDLPSFVIADPKWPHLENLKLADPQYLQPRPVDIILGASPAAQIMNAEIQRGPRNAPIAQSTTLGWIVYGAVTAKHASTSHAALHASVDTELQDAIAKFWEQEEVLSGNSPLNTAEEDECEIHFRQTHYRQPDGRYVVRLPLKALESQLGDSINAAMGSLRRLITRLSREREYSDMYRAFMAEYIQLGHMVRVPVNELPANAYFLPHHGVLKLDSATTKLRTVFNGSCATSTGISLNDILHAGPKTQIDIFDVMLRIRCSRILFATDITKMFRQIEVDSLDWPLQCILWIDENDLIDAYCLKTVTYGTASAPFDAVRVLIQLVKDEGHRFPLAVAPMLKTRYVDDIYGGADNEEDAIKAAVQTKALCAAGCFPLAKWASNSPRLLAEVAPEKQLDTPLKEISDAPVKVLGMYWNSRTDALQFKYTLPPETPKTKRAILSEIAKLYDPLGLLAPIVVKAKIFMQNLWLDRVSWDEQLSPSLIYKWTGYREDLRNIESIRIPRWNNIAPGATMELHGFSDASQNAMAAAVYLRVTDADGNTKVSLLCSKTQVAPLKTMTIPRLELSAAWLLTQLILHVKEVQSLENVRINLWTDSAVTLAWIKSPAIRWKTFVRNRVGKIQETLRDVSWKFIPGKQNPADCASRGIPTLKLKQHALWWHGPTWLHEPESSWPTLEPPTDNATHREERQGLTLVTWKAENCLLQQLLSHYTQLFPLLRKLSIWHRAIDRFKRVPQSSLAYPLTPSDLERAKLTLIKFTQGQYFAREIHTLQDGDDLPKNNSITKLTPFIDHQGVLRVGGRLKNALLDPEERHPAILPRQSPLTSILIDDSHRKTLHGGTQLTLADLRKSVWIIGGRVPVRSFILRCVICTRHRGERAQQLMGQLPTARVQPTRAFLHTGLDYAGPITLKTFQGRGAKTYKSWIAVFVCMFSSAVHLELVTDYTAAAFIAAYRRFTSRRGICHTLYSDCGTNFVGADKELKRLFAAGSRTLRELSTLIAQDGTNWKFNPPGAPHFGGKWEAAVKSIKFHHRRTIGDSLLTLEQYSTLLAQIEVILNSRPLTPLNEDPADLAVLTPGHFLIGQSLTAIPEPSLTDLQPARLSHWEQVQQMVQHFWKRYYQDCIHRYQAISKWHHRRNQIKVGSVVLITTEDLPPTKWPLAKVIAVHPGEDGQIRVVTVKTVNTELVRPITKLCVLPLTHEEDDLVDAAANPGENVR; this comes from the exons ATGTCCATCCATTTTGGATGCACCAACGAAACCAGCTTCACCGCAGTCTACATCTTCCGCACAG ATCCGCTTTCCGCTCAAGTATTGCTAGCTACCGCCTTAGTCCAGGTACGCCCGCATCATGGTAATCCAATCACCGCCAGAGTGTTGATTGATCAAGGTTCAGAGCTCTCATTTATGAGACAGTCGCTCTTCAAGAAGCTTGGACAACCGCTACAGCGTGACATGGTCATGCTCAAGGGCATTGGCAATGTCTCCGCAGGAAGCTCACTAGGTGTGAGCACAATTGAGCTTCGTTCGCTGTGTACGACCGCATCAATGCATGTCAGCATGCATATTCTACCAACACTGACGGTAGATCTTCCATCGTTCGTGATCGCTGATCCGAAATGGCCGCATCTTGAGAATCTCAAGCTCGCTGACCCGCAGTATCTACAGCCACGCCCTGTAGATATTATTCTAGGTGCATCACCAGCCGCACAGATCATGAACGCAGAGATTCAACGAGGACCTCGCAATGCTCCTATTGCACAATCCACCACGCTTGGTTGGATTGTCTATGGGGCTGTCACCGCTAAACACGCTTCAACATCACACGCAGCACTACATGCGTCAGTAGATACTGAATTACAAGACGCTATCGCTAAGTTTTGGGAACAGGAAGAAGTTCTATCAGGAAATTCACCGCTCAACACCGCTGAAGAAGACGAATGTGAAATTCACTTTCGTCAAACGCATTATCGACAGCCTGATGGACGCTACGTAGTGAGATTACCGCTTAAGGCCCTTGAGAGTCAACTTGGCGACTCTATCAACGCAGCTATGGGGTCACTCCGCAGATTAATAACTCGCTTGTCGCGAGAAAGAGAATATTCTGACATGTATCGTGCATTCATGGCAGAATACATTCAACTAGGACACATGGTACGAGTACCAGTCAACGAATTGCCCGCAAACGCTTATTTCTTGCCTCACCATGGGGTATTGAAGCTTGATAGTGCCACTACGAAGCTCCGCACAGTGTTCAATGGTTCCTGTGCAACATCTACAGGAATTTCATTGAACGACATTCTCCACGCAGGACCCAAAAcgcaaattgacatttttgatgtGATGTTGAGAATCCGTTGCAGCAGGATTCTATTCGCTACTGACATCACCAAGATGTTCAGACAGATCGAGGTCGACTCGCTTGATTGGCCGCTTCAGTGCATTCTCTGGATAGATGAGAATGACTTAATAGACGCTTACTGTCTCAAGACAGTCACATACGGAACCGCTAGTGCACCTTTTGACGCAGTACGTGTGCTTATCCAACTAGTAAAGGATGAAGGACACCGCTTTCCGCTAGCTGTTGCTCCAATGTTGAAAACACGCTACGTAGATGACATCTACGGTGGAGCAGACAACGAAGAAGACGCTATCAAGGCTGCAGTACAAACAAAAGCTCTGTGTGCAGCAGGCTGCTTCCCGCTTGCCAAATGGGCTAGCAATAGCCCACGGTTACTTGCTGAAGTCGCTCCAGAAAAGCAGCTGGATACACCGCTTAAAGAAATCAGTGATGCACCAGTAAAAGTCCTGGGCATGTACTGGAATTCACGCACTGACGCTCTCCAGTTCAAGTACACGCTACCGCCAGAGACGCCCAAGACAAAAAGAGCTATTTTGTCTGAAATCGCTAAGCTGTATGATCCGCTAGGACTTCTCGCACCAATAGTCGTCAAAGCCAAGATCTTTATGCAAAATCTGTGGCTAGATAGAGTGTCATGGGATGAACAATTGTCACCATCACTCATTTACAAATGGACTGGATACCGCGAGGATCTTCGAAACATCGAATCCATCCGCATTCCACGCTGGAATAATATAGCACCTGGAGCAACTATGGAATTGCACGGGTTCTCAGACGCTTCGCAAAACGCTATGGCTGCCGCTGTTTATTTGAGAGTCACTGACGCGGATGGGAACACAAAGGTCTCACTTCTGTGTTCAAAAACGCAAGTAGCACCGCTGAAGACCATGACAATCCCACGCTTGGAATTATCTGCCGCATGGTTGCTAACACAACTGATACTTCATGTTAAAGAAGTTCAGTCGCTTGAAAATGTCAGGATCAATCTCTGGACTGACTCCGCCGTAACTCTCGCATGGATTAAAAGTCCAGCAATCCGCTGGAAGACATTCGTCCGCAATAGAGTGGGAAAAATCCAAGAAACGCTTCGAGATGTCTCCTGGAAATTCATTCCAGGAAAACAAAACCCCGCTGACTGCGCTTCAAGAGGTATACCTACGCTAAAACTGAAACAACACGCTCTCTGGTGGCATGGACCAACTTGGCTTCATGAACCAGAATCCTCTTGGCCCACTCTGGAGCCTCCAACCGACAACGCAACGCATCGAGAAGAACGCCAAGGTCTGACACTAGTAACTTGGAAAGCAGAAAATTGCCTGCTCCAACAATTACTGTCGCATTACACGCAGCTGTTTCCACTGCTACGGAAGCTTAGCATCTGGCATCGTGCCATCGACCGCTTTAAGAGAGTTCCACAATCTTCGCTGGCCTACCCGCTTACTCCATCAGACCTGGAGCGCGCTAAATTGACCTTGATTAAGTTCACTCAAGGACAATACTTCGCTAGAGAGATTCACACGCTACAAGATGGTGATGATCTGCCTAAAAATAACAGCATCACTAAGCTGACTCCGTTCATCGACCATCAGGGGGTCCTGAGAGTCGGTGGCCGCTTGAAAAACGCATTGCTGGACCCAGAAGAGAGGCATCCAGCGATTCTACCGCGACAATCACCGcttacatcaattttgattGATGATTCGCACCGCAAAACGCTTCACGGAGGTACTCAGCTTACGCTCGCTGACTTACGCAAGAGTGTCTGGATCATTGGAGGCCGTGTTCCAGTaagatcatttattttacgctGCGTTATCTGCACGAGACACCGTGGAGAACGCGCTCAACAGTTGATGGGTCAACTACCCACCGCACGAGTACAGCCAACTCGAGCCTTCTTGCATACAGGACTCGACTACGCTGGACCTATCACGCTGAAAACGTTTCAAGGACGTGGagcaaaaacatacaaaagCTGGATTGCAGTCTTTGTATGCATGTTCAGTTCAGCTGTACATTTAGAGCTAGTAACTGACTACACCGCTGCCGCTTTCATCGCCGCTTATCGCCGCTTCACTAGTCGCCGAGGTATCTGCCACACGCTATATTCAGACTGTGGAACCAATTTTGTAGGAGCAGATAAAGAGCTGAAACGACTATTCGCTGCAGGATCCCGCACATTACGAGAATTATCAACCTTGATCGCTCAAGATGGCACGAACTGGAAATTCAATCCGCCTGGAGCTCCACATTTTGGAGGAAAATGGGAAGCCGCTGtgaaatctatcaaatttcaCCATCGAAGAACAATCGGAGACTCGCTGTTGACGCTTGAGCAATATTCAACGCTACTGGCTCAAATTGAAGTCATATTGAATTCCAGACCGCTCACACCGCTGAATGAAGATCCTGCTGACCTGGCTGTACTGACTCCAGGTCACTTCTTAATCGGACAGTCACTGACCGCTATCCCAGAGCCATCGCTGACAGATTTACAACCTGCTCGGCTCTCGCACTGGGAACAAGTCCAACAAATGGTTCAACATTTCTGGAAACGCTACTACCAGGACTGCATCCACCGCTACCAGGCCATTTCAAAGTGGCATCATCGACGCAACCAGATCAAGGTGGGTTCAGTTGTACTGATCACCACTGAGGATCTCCCGCCAACCAAGTGGCCATTAGCCAAAGTAATTGCTGTCCATCCAGGTGAAGATGGACAAATCCGCGTAGTAACTGTTAAGACAGTTAACACAGAGCTGGTACGTCCAATTACAAAGCTCTGTGTCCTGCCGCTAACGCATGAAGAAGATGATCTTGTCGACGCAGCCGCCAACCCGGGGGAGaatgttcggtga